A part of Molothrus aeneus isolate 106 unplaced genomic scaffold, BPBGC_Maene_1.0 scaffold_30, whole genome shotgun sequence genomic DNA contains:
- the LOC136569931 gene encoding zinc finger protein 397-like, with product MRKSRNGSNTSSSSRTKQFPCPPAQAAAPQALAASPPPEPTGFPIPNPWPDAGGGGCEEEEDGPGAPDKELRMETREEKSPQQNLIEDAILSGSTVHELSGEEKSWRTRTRRGCKHRSQGSEEERPTLDWGGGWSSELGVDEQLRDREKPHKCSECGKSFSLRSSLIRHWRIHAGERPYECGECGKSFFEHSVLIVHQRTHSGERPYECDKCRKRF from the exons atgaggaagagcaggaacgGGAGTAatacaagcagcagcagcagaaccaagCAGTTCCCCTGCCCGCCcgcacaggctgcagctccccaggctctggCAGCATCACCCCCTCCAGAACCCACAG gatttcccattcccaatccttGGCCTGATGCAGGGGGAGGAGGctgcgaggaagaggaagatggcCCGGGAGCCCCAG acaaggagctgaggatggagaCCAGGGAGGAGAAATCCCCACAGCAGAACCTCATAGAAGACGCCATTTTGAGTGGCTCCACAGTGCACGAACTCAGCGGGGAGGAAAAGTCCTGGAGAAcccgcacgaggaggggctgcaaacacaGATCACAGGGATCTGAGGAGGAAAGACCCACCCTGGACTGGGGAGGCGGCTGGAGCTCGGAGCTGGGGGTCGATGAGCAGCTTCGGGATagggagaagccccacaagtgctcagaatgtgggaagagcttctccctGAGATCCTCCCTGATCCGCCACTGGAGAATCCAcgctggggaacggccctatgagtgtggggagtgtggaaAGAGCTTCTTCGAGCACTCCGTGCTGATTGTCCACCAGAGAACCCActcaggggagaggccctacgagtgtgataaatgcaggaagagatTTTAG
- the LOC136569927 gene encoding zinc finger protein 436-like has product MAQDAQAGTELRMESREAESPQQNHGYEAVLSGSTVQESNEEEKPWRSLTRKGCKCSPERSEEERPTLGRDGGQTSELGVPEQLCNGEKPYRCGECGKCFSRSSALIRHQRIHTGERPYECGECGKSCRDNFDLINHQRSHTGERPYECGQCGKSFQRSSTLLKHQRTHTNERPYECPKCGKRFQTSSHLLTHERVHTDERPFRCPDCMKGFKYNPDLVKHRRIHTGERPYECPECGKRFTQKSNLIVHKRTHTGERPYECGQCGKRFSQSSELMLHQRIHTGERPYECPDCGKTYSRSDHLMIHQRSHTGERPYECGECGKRFQSSSDVLVHQRIHTDERPFRCPDCGKGFKHNSTLVTHQRIHTGERPYKCPQCGKTFSQRSALTQHEWRHHYESPVSAPSVPQVCTATVPQVCTATVPYPMAVFVLHAAQWAEPQ; this is encoded by the exons atggcCCAGGACGCCCAGGCAG gcactgagctgaggatggagagcagggaggctgaGTCACCACAGCAGAACCATGGGTATGAGGCtgttttgagcggctccacaGTGCAGGAATCCAacgaggaggaaaagccctggagATCCCTCACGAGGAAGGGCTGCAAATGTAGCCCAGAGAGGTCAGAGGAGGAAAGACCCACCCTGGGACGGGATGGTGGCCAGACCTCAGAGCTGGGGGTCCCTGAGCAGCTTTGCAATGGGGAGAAGCCCTACaggtgtggggaatgtgggaagtGCTTCAGCCGAAGCTCAGCCCTGATCCGCCACCAAAGGATCCACACCGGAGAaaggccctatgagtgtggggagtgtgggaagagctgcagagacaACTTTGACTTGATCAACCACCAGAGGAGCCACACGGGGGAAcggccctatgagtgtgggcaatgtgggaagagctttcaGAGAAGCTCCACTCTTCTGAAGCATCAGCGCACACACACAAAtgagaggccctatgagtgtcccaaatgtgggaagaggtttcagacaaGCTCCCATCTCCTCACACACGAGCGGGTTCACACAGATGAGAGGCCCTTCCGCTGCCCCGACTGCATGAAGGGCTTCAAATATAACCCCGACCTCGTCAagcaccggcgcatccacactggggagaggccctacgagtgtcccgaGTGTGGGAAGAGATTCACCCAGAAGTCGAACCTGATTGTCCACAAGAGGACCCACACCGGcgagaggccctatgagtgtgggcagtgtgggaagagattcagccagagctctgaaCTGATGCttcaccagaggatccacactggggaacggccttACGAGTGTCCCGACTGTGGCAAGACCTACAGCCGGAGCGATCACCTGATGATCCACCAGAGGAGCCACACCGGGGAGcggccctatgagtgtggggagtgtgggaagaggtttcaAAGCAGCTCAGATGTCCTCGTACATCAGCGGATTCACACGGATGAGAGGCCTTTCCGCTGCCCTGACTGCGGGAAGGGCTTCAAGCACAACTCCACCCTGGTCACccaccagcgcatccacacaggggagaggccctacaaatgtccccagtgtgggaagaccTTCAGCCAGAGGTCAGCCTTGACCCAACACGAATGGAGGCACCACTATGAAAGCCCTGTGAGTGCCCCAAGTGTGCCCCAAGTGTGCACGGCTACAGTTCCCCAAGTGTGCACTGCTACAGTTCCATACCCCATGGCAGTATTTGTGCTGCATGCTGCCCAGTGGGCAGAGCCCCAGTGA